The genomic segment tAGAGGAAGAGGCAAGGTGTCGGCGTCCCCATATGAGTAGGCCACGACGGGCCTCTTTAAATCCAATGGGTGGCGAGGCGGGCCCATCATCAGCGCTCGCGCAAGAACCAGCCCAAGATTTGGCCTCGACGGTCTCAGCACTGCCACCCTCACCGTACCCCATTCATTATGTATCGCCTTATTCTAGTCCGTGtcttaactcttttattttagcACAAGCACAAAATATTGTACCACATTTTTCTGCTCCTAGTCCTATGTCAGGTTGGACTGTTGGTCATCCATCCGCAATGTGGTACACACCCAAGCCATCTCATTTCCTGATGACGGTCGTGTCTACAGCGATGTATAGGTCATCTATGCATGAGGCACTGATGGAGAGTCCACTCGCTATCACATCAACTTATGGGACTCAACATAGCTACGCTCATTCGTTCTGGGTGACGTAAACACCTCTAGGATCTTTgttctatcaaggtgggtcatctTCCCAACCACCTATTTATAGACCAGAGGTTGCACGAATGCAAGGATCTACATTGATCGAAGGCGAACCCCGACAACCACAACCGCACTCAGAAGCTAAACCTGGAAGGAATCCAACGCGTAATCATCGACCACCCGGATCTGGCACAGATTCTAACCGGCATATGCACTGATGAATTGTATATTGTATCATTTAATAAAATGGAAGttcttttgaatcttttttgtacaCAGCCTGATTTTTATACCATTAAACCCTAAtcaaaatagaaatttattttgCTTATTTTCACAAAGCATACCaataagatttgatttgaacagacataaaatatttttgttgaaaAATCACATGGAGAAATATCAAATTTAGTTTGGATTAACAATGACTAACAATTCCCATGAAGACATATATTACAATGCTTAACTTTAATGTGGACAGGACAGGATTGACCGAAACACAAAATCGGTACTTAATAGACGAAACTCTCATTGCAATAGATCCAAAGATTTtttgcctaattcttttacgaagttttgtcaactctatgttctggttaaaagtCAGTCGCGTTCTGTTCTTCGATAAAAAAGTCACGCCGTTCTCGGTGTCACGAACCTCATCGTCGTAATAAATAATAGCAGTAATTCATCCACTCATTTTCAACAAATTTATTTGTCAAGAGAAATTTGAAACACGAAAAATTAAAACGAAAAATCAAAACattatgcaataaatataatgCTTCATATCAATATTAACACGAAAAATCAACTTATACCTTCAACCCCAAATTCTGTTCTTCTGAACTTTTTCAATTTGTATTGCTCCAACTTATGCCATCATAGGCTGAAATATGGGTCATTTATAGCCTAAGGGATAGTATCCCATTCCTTTCTGTAAAATGCTCCGAATAGTGGGGGTTGAAATTTGTAGAGGAAAAACGCTCCAAGCAGGACGCACTATCTAAAGCAGTACTGAAAAGAGTGTCCAGCTAAAAGCGTTTTTAGTACTTTTGTTGACAATGCATCCTGCTTGGAGCGTTTTTCCTCTACAAACCTCAACCCCCACTATTCGATGCCTTTTTCACAAACCTCATCCCGAGAATCCCGGGATATTTTTTCAGAACCATctcaaatttattttctcaaaagcAACCATACTGAAAAGGGCATCTAGTTAGAAACATTTTCAATACTTTTGCTTATTGTGCATCCTACTTAGAACGTTTTTTCTCTACAAAACTCAACCCATCTCGTCAAAATTATTTCTTCAGAATCTATTCCCTCAAAACTATTTTTCCAAAACCCATCATgtacaaattattttttcataaaacctagactctaaaaattaaataaaaccttaaacccttgaccctaaaaaattaaaacattaaaccCTAATTTCATAAACTCTAAACTCTATCTCTAACCCTAAAcgcttaaaaaataaaaaacctaaaccctaaaaattaaataaaaccctaaagactaaaaaataaaaaaccttaaatcctaatTTCATAAACCATAATCCTAACTCTAaccctaacaaattaaaaattaaaaattaaaaaaaacctagAAAAAACACAGGCAAAATCACACCCACACCCACGTGAAAACTTTTTCCAAAAAAGCGCTGAGCTGGAAGTGCTTTTCTGCGTTTCCCCTAAAAACGATGCTAACTCAACACATTTTACTCTTTCAAGACCATTcttgtcatttaaaaaaaatggactCATTTTcgtgattttttttttagaaatcagCCTTTGTGGTCAATTACTCTTAAGAGTatatctaaaataattttaattattcttaTAATCTTTTGTACTTTGtagggttaattttttataacttaaGTGTCATATTTCTTGTAAATTATGcatgtattttaaataaataaatatttttaaatattttaagtagaAAACACTATAGGTCTCTCAatcatattcaaaaaaatttttatcacttaatttttaaaattttcaaaatgatcATCCAACTAAACagattttgtttttttggttCATTTCCGTTAGGTGCCATCAACTTTTTGATGAGAGGGTAAGATGACAAttcaaatttagtcctcaatttttacatattgtgtcaatttatttataatttttaataaaacttacctcaatatttacatattatctcaatttaattttaattctaaaaaaattaaaatatatataaataaatattttcaaaagatttaaaaagttatataatgtttttttaattttatttatttatttagaaagaagaaaaagagatttTTAATCAACAGGAAAATCTTTTTAagactttattttcttaaatattttttattttttttaaataattatttgatgaaCCAACAGGAAAATCTTTATTCTACAAGTTATATTAGAAAAGTGTCCtgtacaataaaatatttaaaaaataaatataaaaaaaataaaatacactaGAGTATACCAACATATCAACTGTTTGAAAGTGACGTTCAAGTTAAAAATTTCCAACAAGAAAGTGAGTATTTTAAATGTTTCCTAAAAATTGAGTAACCTGAAATATACTTTacccaaatatttttttaacgcAGAACCAGACTTAAAATCTTagttatataattacatatataaaccTTGGTACTCATAAGTACTATTAGAATAATGTAGAGTCGGAGAATCATATTTCCACTTATAATTTTCCCAACAGTACAGTAGTGGTCTTGACATAAAAGCTTCAATATCAACCTAGGTCCCAGGCAGTAAGGGTAAATCTTAAATTGATGTTGTATCAATACATATGCTTACATATTACTAACAGTACCATATAACACCTACAACGTTAATGATTTATCTCCTTCAACTTTCCATTTTCAATTCATCAAAAACTTTATTCAGTCCTGAGGATTTTCATTTAGTATTCAAGAGACCCCATTGATGCAACAGAACTTCTCAAGTCCTGTCTGCTCATGTAGTCACCGCAGTGGTTGCCATTGCTGCTGCTGGTGGTAGCGGTGGTGGTGGCGTTAAGCCTTTGGTTCGGAATAGAAGTAGCAGGATTCTGACCTTTCCCCATTTGCTGTACTTCAAGTGGGGATAGTATCTTGATATACCACACATTGTTCACGAATTCCCTGATGATCACAAAAGAACAATGAAAACCTTGAAACACATTAAACTATAAAGCCAATGTTCTAGCGATGCAAACTAGACTCAACTAGATAACTCCCAAGTATTTTAGATTGGTAATACAGACTCGACTCTAGTGAAGACTAATGACTGGTATAGCATCCAACCATACCTTCAACCTCAGTGAATGTACCATAAAGGTCATTGTACTAATAGTCGGATTGCATTTTATCTACTCtgctcaaaaaatgggcaaattaaccAATGTATATTAGATCAACGAGCAAACTAatcctattaaaaatttcattcatttctactgttaaaaactgatcCCTATATATCAGAATGAGGTGCACATGGCATGCCATGTGTAACTTTTTAATTAATCTGTCAATAatgccagtttttaacagtagaaatagatgaattttttaacaaaaataaccaatttgctctttgatctaacatacaaaaACTAATTTACCAATTATTTAGTAAAAGGGGCAAAATGCAACCCGATTCCTACTTCAGGAGCCTCCACGGTACTTTTATACCCTTCCTTAACCCATTCATTTGCTTGAAACTGTTTAGCATCAACAAATACTTTTAATCCTATACAGCACATTAAGAACACCGAAAATCCTTTTCTGGTTTGCCTTCGATTGATACCTCAAATTTTATATCTAAATTCTAGTAAATACCATTAAGTATATTTTCCAGTACTTCTAGTCTTCTAAACACTCAACTTTCCGGACATAAAATGTGTAGTTCTAGACTTATGGTCCCCACTTCCCCCCATGGTAGGCAATGCCTTCTCTTCCATAATTTTAGTCACTTGTAGACTAGTACCATAGATGCAATTTTAGAAGTTTCCTATTCTTAGGAACCAAGTATAGGAGACTATCAACAAGTTGTTAGATTTTTCTGGACCTGATAATCCACTAAGCATATTCCTACATCCATTTAAACCGACTACTCCATTTTCAGTATCACAGTATTTTCATAGATGCAATATTTCAACAAACATAGCTAGAATAAGCAATAATGAGAGCTATCATCAAGAAATTTGATGCAATAATAATACAGAGGTTTTTTCACAGCTATCTTAATAGTCCAGACAATTCTTTCAAGAATAAATAGTGCAGTTTGGAACTTACTGCCATGGGTCATCACCAAGGAGAAGAATATCGTTCTCCCTGTCAACAAATACAAGCTGCCAGCCTGATCTCTGAGGGTCCTCTAATTGGCCTTCAAGGCCAAATAGTCGAGCAAGCTCACAGCGCAGCTCATCATAGCTGCCAAACTTGGAAATATCCAATGAGCGCCCAAAGGACCCCGACTTGTGAACCTGTCAACACGCATTAGATAGAAAACCATGAGAATCACATGCCATGAGACAATCCAGTTATGAAGTTTAGACAGTCTCCAACAGATATCATCAAATCCAATACAGTATGACCAATACACAACTTTGTGATAACTAAACGAATTGATTTATACGCCATACTAACTAGATAAGACAGCTCCACATATTTAACCAATCTAAAAATAATCAAAGATACATTTGAAAATATAAGGGAAAATGCTATTACCTTGACAAAGGTTCCAGTTGGAGGGTTTACTTGGTCCACATTTTCAGAGGACTGCAAGTAACCTGATTCATCGACACAACTTGAGGCAGTCATGTCTGAATTAAGAGGAAAATCTGTGCCAGAAGCACTTGTGAAATTTGAAGCAGCGTACGGAAGGGACATTGAATCATTTTCATTTCTGATGCTTTTCGGGTTTGTCATCCCATGATGCAGCATAAGAGACGAAGAATCAATGCTAACCCCAAAGAGAAGATTGTTCTGTGGATCAGTTGCATTGTGGTAAGCAGAATACTCCCTTCCAGGAAATGGAGGTAATAAGTTGTGAAGTTCAGATGCATTTGATTGTGCAGTTCCCAACTGTTCAACCTGGGGAAGTACAGAGTTGGCCACTCTGGATGAAAGCTGTGGTTCAATAGCTGCAGGCTTGGACAAGAAAGTAGAAGAAGAGAGGATTGGGTTTGATCCATTCAAGTTGAGTAAATGGGAAGCTCCCATCTGGGATAATGAACCTAAGATACTTTGCATAGAAGAAACATCAGATGTAGCTATGGAGTTCCCAAGATGGTCGGAAAATGTCGACTGCTGGCATTGTGAATCAACAGCTGGCAGAGATGACTGCGCTTGGTTGGCTGACACAGAAGGAAAAGCAGGGATTACATTAGAAATCTGCTGCGGAACAGGTGGCAGTTGCTGTGTTTCTTGAGACTGTCGCTGCTGCTGCTGCTTCTGTCGCTGGTCATTGTACAAATTGGGGCACTGCAACTGCTGCAGAAGTTGAACCTGTGAAGCAGTCTGATTCTCAAGAAAACTTGGAAGAAACCCATTTTGTGTTTGGGACTGTTGTAACATTTGCCTCTGAACTAGAGCAGGCGACCCAGTGGATGTGCTCTGGTTTTGCTGGCATTGCAAGAGAGATTGAGAGCCTATTTTGGAGGAATCAACCGTCCTCATATCCTGAAGTGCTGCAGTCACCATTGCTTGGTAAAGATCAGGTTGGACACCTGGTATTGAAGAAGTATCAAGCCTTGGTTGCATCCAAGGTGCAACTCCAAATCCTTGGAAGTTTAAAGACTGAAGTCCTTGATCCCCAACCCCACCTTGAAGCCACATCAATTGGGAATTAATGCTCATATCACCATCTTTGAAAGCTGATAACAAAAAACTAAACTGATTCAGTACAGAAAAGGGAAACGCCAGGTAAAGAAGATACTCTGTGCAACTCCAATCATCAAATAGCAATGGTTTTAGCATACCATAGAAGGAGGGTAGTATAGACGGCCATGGTCGCTTCAGCCGCAGGGGGAAGGGAGATGGATACATAGGGAAGGTTGTTAACGGTTCAATCTCCCACAAGGAAACTCTTGGCTGCCTCTCTCCTGCAGTAGATTCATCCCAGCCAACCTGGAAATAGTAAAAGCTTTCATGTCAGCAATTAACGCATTGTCTTTTAAGCCAATTTGAAGAGGAGGAAAAGATCAAATATCAAAAATACAATAATGGACATAGAAACTTCAAAAAACCTTAACAGAGCGCCAATGCGAATTTGGCCAGCGAACAGGATCTAAGTCACTAATGCCAGTTATTGTACCCATGTATCtgcttaaaaaaaattgttaaaacaaCTGACCACCTATATTTGTCAATGATACTAAAGTCAATTCactgataaaaaaatataagtatttacTTGAGGAATATAAACCATTACTGTGGAACACAACACCATAAACTATAAGCAATTTGGGGAAGCAAGAAAACATTCAGAAATCTAAGACCTACCGTCGGACACTTGACTCTTCTGTCTCAAACAGCATTCTAAATCGCATGCCTACAGAAACCCGGGTGTGAGAGATAGCTTTAACATACTTGGCAAGAGGAATGACAAACTCTGAAGGACTAGCCCTGCAATCAAGCTACTGTTAATGAACAAGTCTTTGTTGTACTAAGCATCAGCCTTTCTCAACTAGTATTAGGTAGTTGACCTTGGGTTGTAAAATATAGTAAAACGGCTATTGGTTGCAGCCGCATGAGCTGCAGCAGCAAGAAGACCAATGTGCATGCTATCACTAGATAAAACAGAAGAAGGCATAACAGTCTGAGGACGGTTTGCTCTCCGTATACCCAACAACAATTGATTCTTATCATTCCTGGTAAGAAAACCAAAAAAACAGAACAGGAATCAGAAAGAATATTGACTGCTTAGCAAGCTCATCGATCAGTAACACGACAAGAAACAGCAGTAAAGCAGTAACTGTCAACATAGAAATGTGCACCCTACAGCTAGCAAAGCTGAACCAAAACTGAAAACCAGACCAAAGCAATTTGACCAAGGAAAGTTGCCCAGAACGACcagaactaaaattaaaaacaatttgatTACAAAATAGCTTGAACCTAAAGCAACCCACACATAAAATGACCCAATTTTTTACTACCAGAAGTGACCCAACCCACTCAATTGGCACTTTTAGTGCACATAAGGCAATGCATGCCACTAGGCTCATCACTTCagaaatgaaaaacatagaaaatatatcCATATGCCAAAAAATATGCATTCATATTTGTTTTGCTGCCAAACCAAGCAGGATGATTTCACTAGATTGATTCAAGTCCCATCAGGGGTTTGAAAGCTATTATCAGAATACAGTCAATCAAAGAGCAAAGGACTAAGTCACCAAATAAAACTATTTACCAGATAAAAAGGACTGAGTCACCAGCAACTAGTCTCTTTGCACTTACAAAAACACTCC from the Gossypium hirsutum isolate 1008001.06 chromosome D09, Gossypium_hirsutum_v2.1, whole genome shotgun sequence genome contains:
- the LOC107939032 gene encoding auxin response factor 6 isoform X1 — encoded protein: MRLSSSGLNQQTQEGEKKCLNSELWHACAGPLVSLPPVGSRVVYFPQGHSEQVAASTNKEVDAHIPNYPSLPPQLICQLHNVTMHADVETDEVYAQMTLQPLSPQEQKDVYLLPAELGAPSRQPTNYFCKTLTASDTSTHGGFSVPRRAAEKVFPPLDYTQQPPAQELIARDLHDNEWKFRHIFRGQPKRHLLTTGWSVFVSAKRLVAGDSVLFIWNDKNQLLLGIRRANRPQTVMPSSVLSSDSMHIGLLAAAAHAAATNSRFTIFYNPRASPSEFVIPLAKYVKAISHTRVSVGMRFRMLFETEESSVRRYMGTITGISDLDPVRWPNSHWRSVKVGWDESTAGERQPRVSLWEIEPLTTFPMYPSPFPLRLKRPWPSILPSFYAFKDGDMSINSQLMWLQGGVGDQGLQSLNFQGFGVAPWMQPRLDTSSIPGVQPDLYQAMVTAALQDMRTVDSSKIGSQSLLQCQQNQSTSTGSPALVQRQMLQQSQTQNGFLPSFLENQTASQVQLLQQLQCPNLYNDQRQKQQQQRQSQETQQLPPVPQQISNVIPAFPSVSANQAQSSLPAVDSQCQQSTFSDHLGNSIATSDVSSMQSILGSLSQMGASHLLNLNGSNPILSSSTFLSKPAAIEPQLSSRVANSVLPQVEQLGTAQSNASELHNLLPPFPGREYSAYHNATDPQNNLLFGVSIDSSSLMLHHGMTNPKSIRNENDSMSLPYAASNFTSASGTDFPLNSDMTASSCVDESGYLQSSENVDQVNPPTGTFVKVHKSGSFGRSLDISKFGSYDELRCELARLFGLEGQLEDPQRSGWQLVFVDRENDILLLGDDPWQEFVNNVWYIKILSPLEVQQMGKGQNPATSIPNQRLNATTTATTSSSNGNHCGDYMSRQDLRSSVASMGSLEY
- the LOC107939032 gene encoding auxin response factor 6 isoform X2; this translates as MTLQPLSPQEQKDVYLLPAELGAPSRQPTNYFCKTLTASDTSTHGGFSVPRRAAEKVFPPLDYTQQPPAQELIARDLHDNEWKFRHIFRGQPKRHLLTTGWSVFVSAKRLVAGDSVLFIWNDKNQLLLGIRRANRPQTVMPSSVLSSDSMHIGLLAAAAHAAATNSRFTIFYNPRASPSEFVIPLAKYVKAISHTRVSVGMRFRMLFETEESSVRRYMGTITGISDLDPVRWPNSHWRSVKVGWDESTAGERQPRVSLWEIEPLTTFPMYPSPFPLRLKRPWPSILPSFYAFKDGDMSINSQLMWLQGGVGDQGLQSLNFQGFGVAPWMQPRLDTSSIPGVQPDLYQAMVTAALQDMRTVDSSKIGSQSLLQCQQNQSTSTGSPALVQRQMLQQSQTQNGFLPSFLENQTASQVQLLQQLQCPNLYNDQRQKQQQQRQSQETQQLPPVPQQISNVIPAFPSVSANQAQSSLPAVDSQCQQSTFSDHLGNSIATSDVSSMQSILGSLSQMGASHLLNLNGSNPILSSSTFLSKPAAIEPQLSSRVANSVLPQVEQLGTAQSNASELHNLLPPFPGREYSAYHNATDPQNNLLFGVSIDSSSLMLHHGMTNPKSIRNENDSMSLPYAASNFTSASGTDFPLNSDMTASSCVDESGYLQSSENVDQVNPPTGTFVKVHKSGSFGRSLDISKFGSYDELRCELARLFGLEGQLEDPQRSGWQLVFVDRENDILLLGDDPWQEFVNNVWYIKILSPLEVQQMGKGQNPATSIPNQRLNATTTATTSSSNGNHCGDYMSRQDLRSSVASMGSLEY